A single window of Neospora caninum Liverpool complete genome, chromosome XII DNA harbors:
- a CDS encoding putative sybindin-like family domain-containing protein, which translates to MIFSFYIFHRHQCIYSVLLSSREEAPDGASASDTSSVSTPGAGATLFLPTAPGSAATPGYPGSRLGASADGVFPASSAGSSQAGAASAAASSAFPNKGQEDRRSAAPGKGGGREGASGHTRQQLHLEKLLSGLLFSMKKFCEQIGPQPQQPGAPHGGSVATGGAGSVASQLQQRRPSTTIGGPFHAFTTPTYKLHCLETPTGYKFVCLTSPDVPTLRDSLNHIYVALFVEFVVKAPGYRPSLPVTQPIFVDQLVAFLKSLPYFAPATAQRIPPAAGPQKLAGRLSAQLLLLLLSRSSLQQPSFFEVLAQQKLLESLLSALQHFADVFRDQLERDEAPLRREAEARTQRHARDREDEGARRGTRRGEREERREAKRDRERGGRRPGRVPSSLSSGDSDGGRWLGRVIGSGGKRLLRNVVSFLKRACDEITSRRAVLWCLKHWEILFGLSMAGIEWQSLVTSSASFAERFYGLQRLDKAFLPLASSPFSSSSLASGSEASRDGSGPLSHALAQGKSKETRAQLSRLLPAEELRKNEQEAEIRSLLKGLERGGRTPAGGLGLRGRQIFFSVIFLLLPLLRRGLHAAYLRSVRTLDGPSSATVYDFFSELSPQEAERRAENQSRQEDERKGTRDTREGGSPSPAVPASSAPSFSSCGVCVRVRILRDRLVSVLSRTLSTLGQIRLSKLRRGLFVQRLWRLRRRLFVALYSPAVGLYGLVCFVYMLLYLADNAKFPYWSPYMHMLGLVYVRSPPPSSPFSPVFPLAQSSASLQGCAEASEAVARQSLRRRRFLVDCCVQSLTRLSKLSLTVLVLALRLLEWWRDYEAAAAAATQAEFAFPGLGAAASRREGYSAKKEPDEVSPPPSPLSDDETGASVHRVLLPQDDRICPLCHTPRTNAACLPTGYVFCYRCLVNFVRMHNRCPVSGRRVSEFHIRRLYEV; encoded by the exons ATGATATTTTCCTTCTACATCTTTCACCGTCACCAGTGCATCTACTCCGTTCTCCTGTCCTCGCGCGAGGAGGCTCCGGACGGCGCCAGCGCGAGTGACACGTCGAGTGTATCGACACCTGGCGCCGGGGCAACTCTGTTCCTCCCGACTGCGCCAGGGTCGGCAGCGACTCCAGGTTACCCAggctctcgcctcggcgcgtCTGCGGACGGAgtttttcccgcttcttccgccggcTCTTCTCAAGCGGGGGCGGCGTCAGCAGCGGCGTCGTCGGCGTTTCCCAACAAGGGACAAGAAGACAGGCGTAGCGCAGCTCCAGGGAAGGGCGGAGGTCGAGAAGGCGCCAGCGGACACACTCGCCAACAACTGCACTTGGAGAAACTCCTGAGTGGCCTCCTCTTTTCAATGAAAAAGTTCTGCGAGCAAATTGGTCCGCAACCGCAACAGCCCGGCGCACCCCACGGCGGCTCAGTCGCGACGGGGGGCGCCGGGAGCGTCGCTAGTCAGCTGCAACAGAGGAGACCGTCCACCACAATAGGAGGGCCTTTCCACGCTTTCACAACCCCAACATACAAACTGCATTGCCTGGAAACGCCCACAG GCTACAAGTTCGTCTGCCTCACGTCCCCCGATGTACCCACTCTTCGCGACAGTCTGAACCACATCTACGTGGCGTTATTCGTCGAATTCGTCGTCAAGGCGCCGGGATACCGTCCGAGTCTGCCCGTTACTCAGCCGATCTTTGTCGACCAgctcgtcgcgtttctcaaGTCTCTCCCGTACTTCGc CCCTGCCACCGCCCAGCGCATTCCGCCCGCAGCTGGTCCGCAGAAGCTGGCCGGGCGTCTGTCGGCTCAGCTTCTCctcctgcttctctcgcgttcgtctctccagcagcCGTCCTTCTTCGAGGTCTTGGCGCAGCAGAAACTGCTAGAAAGCCTTCTTTCTGCCCTTCAGCACTTTGCCGATGTTTTTCGGGATCAGCTGGAAAGGGATGAAGCGCCGCTTCGacgagaagcggaggcaaggacccagagacacgcacgggacagagaagacgagggagcaaggagagggacgaggcggggagaaagggaagagaggcgagaggcgaaaagggacagagaacGTGGGGGGCGCCGCCCGGGGCGAGtgccgtcgtctctctcgtctggaGACAGCGATGGAGGCAGATGGCTAGGAAGAGTTATTGGGAGTGGGGGAAAACGGCTTCTAAGAAACGTAGTCTCTTTTTTAAAGCGCGCTTGCGATGAAATCACTTCTCGTCGCGCAGTTCTGTGGTGTCTCAAGCACTGGGAAATCCTGTTTGGACTGTCTATGGCAGGCATCGAGTGGCAGAGCCTTGTgacgtcttctgcctcctttgCGGAGCGCTTCTACGGGCTTCAGCGCCTCGACAaagcttttcttcctctcgcttcctctcctttctcgtcatCCTCTCTTGCTTCCGGCTCTGAAGCTTCCAGAGATGGCAGCGGGCCGCTCAGTCACGCTTTGGCCCAGGGGAAGTCCAAGGAGACCCGCGCACAGCTGTCCAGGCTGCTCCCTGCGGAGGAGTTGAGAAAGAACGAACAAGAAGCGGAGATTAGGTCGTTGCTCAAAGGCTtggaaagaggaggacggaCGCCAGCGGGTGGCTTAGGGTTGCGGGGACGCCAGATTTTCTTTAGTGTGATTTTTCTTCTCTTACCTCTCCTCCGTCGGGGACTTCATGCTGCCTACCTAcggagtgtacgtacactcgaCGGTCCCTCGTCGGCGACCGTGTACGACTTCTTCTCCGAGCTCTCGCCGCAGGAAGCAGAGCGCCGAGCGGAGAACCAGAGCCGCCAGGAAGATGAGCGAAAAGGCAcacgagacacgcgagaggggggctcgccgtctcctgccgtTCCTGCTTCGTCCGcaccttccttctcgtcttgtgGTGTGTGTGTTCGTGTTCGAATCCTTCGGGatcgtctcgtctctgtgcTCTCCCGGACTCTGTCGACTCTCGGACAGATTCGGCTCTCTAAGCTGCGGAGAGGTCTCTTCGTCCAGCGCCTCtggcgcctccgtcgtcgTCTGTTTGTGGCTCTTTACTCTCCCGCTGTCGGATTGTACGGCTTGGTGTGTTTTGTGTACATGCTTCTCTACCTCGCAGACAACGCAAAGTTCCCCTATTGGTCGCCTTACATGCACATGCTGGGCCTCGTTTACGTCCGTTCTCcccctccttcttcgccgttctctcccgtcttccctctAGCTCaatcttccgcctctctgcagggATGCGCCGAAGCATCAGAGGCGGTGGCACGGCAGAGCTTGCGGAGACGCAGATTCCTCGTCGACTGCTGTGTACAGTCACTCACGCGGCTCTCCAAGCTTTCCCTCaccgtcctcgtcctcgcgctccGGCTGCTCGAGTGGTGGCGAGACTACGaagccgctgcagccgccgcaaCGCAGGCAGAGTTTGCGTTCCCTGGACTCGGCGCCGCGGCCTCTCGCAGAGAAGGCTACTCAGCAAAGAAAGAACCAGACGAGGTTTCACCCCCAccatcgcctctctccgacGATGAAACAGGAGCCAGCGTCCACCGCGTTCTTCTGCCTCAG GATGACCGCATTTGCCCTCTTTGTCACACGCCCCGCACCAACGCGGCGTGTCTCCCGACCGGCTACGTCTTCTGCTATCGTTGTCTTGTGAACTTCGTCCGCATGCACAATCGTTGTCCTGTGTCGGGGCGTCGCGTCAGTGAGTTTCACATTCGAAGACTCTATGAAGTGTGA
- a CDS encoding putative snRNP protein Lsm5, with amino-acid sequence MSAASKATVAPATSGVVSGGPSYLPLALVDKCIGSRMWIIMKGDKELAGTLRGFDDFVNMVLDDVTEYTFTPTGVKKTKLQSILLNGNNITMLVPGGDPEEAQQVESGGDTADAKTAE; translated from the exons ATGAGCGCAGCTTCCAAAGCGACAGTCGCGCCGGCAACAAGTGGAGTGGTGAGCGGGGGCCCAAGCTActtgcctctcgcgctgGTAGACAAGTGCATTGGAAGCCGCATGTGGATCATCATGAAAGGCGATAAGGAGCTCGCCGGCACTCTCCGAGGCTTCGATGACTTTGTCAACATG GTGTTGGACGACGTTACCGAGTACACATTCACCCCCACTGGCGTGAAGAAGACCAAGCTTCAAAGCATTCTTCTGAACGGCAACAATATCACAATGCTCGTGCCCGGAGGTGATCCCGAAGAGGCGCAACAAGTGGAATCCGGGGGCGATACAGCCGACGCAAAAACCGCGGAGTAG
- a CDS encoding GA28568, related — MSAEEPSPAGSETPDTEQMEGEVADKPTADEPALEKTGGKSETEGPPTEHVSEENKDAVLEEKPAPSSPGEEDGNSQTDPPQRKPSTAAAPKRGLSSSSMRTRPAPPGEEGGTSQTASPQRKPSTAAAPKRGLSSSSTGTRPAPPGEEGGTSQTASPQRKPSTAAAPKRGLSSSSTRTRPAPPGEEGGTSQTASPQRKPSTAAAPKRGLSSSSTGTRPAPPGEEGGTSQTASPQRKPSTAAAPKRGLSSSSKAGIVSAKSSPAPPPGANPARVSSTASPPSRGGSALAFPARSKEMERRASGGDRARDGSAGAPGPKVAPLSAANVKGSLWQQVLSDARSAKTAEQRDSYLIMLGSYDVGKSTVLRQLQTLGSVKPLSAIETYTNTGGVSLLDFAYIGQRCLEEEEDLSSVDAHSYASVYILQHPQLAGRLVELLPPSALPNMCFLICLDMRQAWSAMDELEKWMHVAENITNTLLAQQDVETQDGLRNRMQRYLASYRRNATSNGVTRAVTALLDLQNFGSVAGGASEELVKSLEAEKAKEASSGAEISSQIPVPVIVAVTRSDAYQHLNSRQNMGQIDIMMAYLRRECLKFNAAIVACSCRDERNPRNLLLLYRYLMHRLCNCFFKELPVTDDVEAFFMPSGFDTVEDIQKAVEQTVAGSFELEDQTNTAVPIQTMQEFLRQMEEQFPAAAVAAKPMGEKRFSLLSGAPSASGAFGRTESGRRSLVAGSQRPTISIQPSANFARPEMQPTKAYMSGPGAEGLDKIRTRAEVPRLRSSVLATKTIATSSSSVSPGAGGAESASLQNFFQGLLAKNKTKVPATPRGRVRPKTGPEAEQKKAPGEA, encoded by the exons ATGAGCGCGGAGGAGCCGTCGCCCGCTGGGTCAGAAACCCCCGACACTGAGCAAATGGAGGGCGAAGTTGCTGACAAACCAACTGCTGACGAGCCTGCACTCGAAAAGACTGGAGGCAAGTCAGAGACGGAGGGACCGCCTACGGAGCATGTCTccgaagagaacaaggacgCGGTGCTGGAAGAAAAgccggcgccttcctcgcctggagaggaagatgggAACTCTCAAACTGATCCTCCTCAACGGAAGCCTTCGACTGCAGCCGCTCCGAAACGCGGGctgtcctcctcttccaTGAGGACACGACCCGCGCCtcctggagaggaaggtggGACCTCTCAAACTGCTTCTCCTCAACGGAAGCCTTCGACTGCGGCCGCTCCGAAACGCGgactttcttcctcttccacgGGGACACGACCCGCGCCtcctggagaggaaggtggGACCTCTCAAACTGCTTCTCCTCAACGGAAGCCTTCGACTGCGGCCGCTCCGAAACGCGgactttcttcctcttccacgAGGACACGACCCGCGCCtcctggagaggaaggtggGACCTCTCAAACTGCTTCTCCTCAACGGAAGCCTTCGACTGCGGCCGCTCCGAAACGCGgactttcttcctcttccacgGGGACACGACCCGCGCCtcctggagaggaaggtggGACCTCTCAAACTGCTTCTCCTCAACGGAAGCCTTCGACTGCGGCCGCTCCGAAACGCggactctcttcctcttccaaGGCTGGGATTGTCTCCGCAAAGAGCAGTCCTGCGCCTCCCCCCGGGGCGAACCCTGCGCGCGTGAGTTCGACCGCTTCGCCCCCGTCTCGCGGCGGATCCGCCTTGGCGTTTCCCGCTCGCTcgaaggagatggagaggcgagcgagcggaggagacagagcgcgagacgggTCCGCGGGCGCCCCAGGCCCGAAGGTCGCCCCGCTCAGCGCCGCGAACGTCAAGGGCAGTCTCTGGCAGCAAGTCTTGAGCGACGCGAGGTCGGCGAAAACAGCGGAACAACGCGACTCCTACCTCATCATGCTGG GATCGTACGACGTGGGGAAAAGTACTGTGCTTCGCCAGCTCCAGACCCTTGGAAGCGTCAAGCCTTTGTCGGCGATCGAGACGTACACCAACACaggaggcgtctctctgctggatTTTGCGTACATTGGGCAGAGATGCCtagaggaagaggaagacctCTCGAGTGTCGACGCCCATTCCTACGCCAGCGTGTATATTCTCCAGCATCCGCAACTGGC GGGCCGCCTCGTGGAGTTGCTCCCGCCGTCCGCGCTTCCGAACATGTGCTTCTTGATTTGCCTCGACATGCGCCAGGCGTGGAGCGCAATGGACGAACTGGAGAAGTGGATGCATGTCGCAGAGAACATCACCAACACGCTCCTCGCTCAGCAAGACGTCGAGACTCAAGACGGGCTCCGAAACAGAA TGCAGCGCTACTTGGCGTCGTATCGCCGGAATGCGACGAGCAATGGTGTCACTCGAGCGGTAACTGCCCTGTTGGATCTCCAGAATTTCGGCAGCGTGGCTGGCGGCGCATCTGAAGAG CTGGTAAAGAGTctcgaggcggagaaagcgaaggaggctTCGTCTGGGGCCGAAATCTCGAGTCAGATTCCCGTGCCGGTCATCGTGGCGGTCACGCGATCCGACGCCTACCAGCACCTGAACAGCCGCCAGAACATGGGACAAATCGACATCATGATGGCGTACTTGCGACGCGAGTGTCTCAAGTTCAATGCGGCGAtcgttgcatgcagttgccgggacgagagaaa CCCGAGGAACCTGTTGCTGCTCTATCGCTACTTGATGCATCGTCTCTGCAATTGCTTCTTCAA GGAGTTGCCAGTGACAGACGACGTCGAGGCTTTCTTTATGCCCTCGGGGTTTGACACCGTCGAGGATATCCA GAAAGCGGTGGAGCAGACGGTGGCTGGGAGCTTCGAG CTCGAGGACCAAACAAACACGGCAGTGCCTATTCAGACGATGCAGGAGTTTCTCCGGCAAATGGAAGAGCAGTTCCCAGCTGCGGCGGTCGCGGCGAAGCCGATGGGCGAGAagcgcttctcgctcctcagtggcgcgccgtctgcctcggGGGCCTTCGGC AGGACAGAGTCTGGTCGTCGTAGTCTGGTAGCCGGATCGCAGCGTCCGACGATTTCGATTCAACCCTCGGCCAATTTTGCGCGACCTGAGATGCAGCCCACGAAAGCGTACATGTCGGGTCCCGGCGCCGAAGGCTTGGACAAAATTCGGACGCGGGCTGAAGTTCCGCGGCTTCGTTCCTCCGTGCTTGCCACCAAGACCATCGCGACAAGCAGCTCGAGCGTCTCGCCAGGCGCCGGTGGGGCAGAGTCCGCCTCCCTCCAGAACTTCTTCCAGGGATTGCTCGCCAAAA ACAAGACGAAGGTTCCGGCTACTCCTCGCGGGCGCGTGCGACCGAAGACAGGCCCCGAGgccgagcagaagaaagcgccAGGGGAGGCGTAG
- a CDS encoding putative methyltransferase domain containing protein → MIFGTPLSLQGVHGLTPGSRVILHDCRPLRENAPLVHEFLRATGIVDVLSKTANAEGERKSEGQAEGSDEDRELQEALAAFRQSDNELWESAAFRQIVEAWRKELYQRSAGGDVLEIGVGRGRGLRNPAWKTWCSSYTGVDVSLHEDARRTAETLAASPSHRRGAAFPLVDLVESDAHNLPLPGDSFDSVLSHRVLCCVASPSTVISSLLRVVRSGGSILLFEHGSLHPAVAEALEISAVEATSREDKARESGRSLCSGATAAAETRREGPSERFGKRQEAAHGGREKHEVERREREGGRGASAAKEAAKRERNVDWEKMFPLPPEALADAIASLQIAPRSTCPGEGKGRRKETGACAWIDALGETIKLADRQERREHERSISFSREGRATQGDKEATEERRALSGRSFQSSSFPRPSPETKKPVIEEVHIFVAPRPETERSWTAVRCVAVRC, encoded by the exons atgATCTTTGGGACTCCTCTGAGTCTGCAGGGGGTGCACGGCCTGACTCCGGGGAGTCGCGTGATCTTGCACGACTGTCGTCCtctgagagagaacgcgccgCTCGTTCATGAATTCTTGAGGGCAACCGGCATAGTCGATGTGCTTTCCAAGACGGCGAATgcggagggagagcgaaagagcgagggaCAAGCTGAGGGATCCGACGAGGATCGCGAACTCCAAGAAGCACTGGCTGCGTTCAGACAGAGCGATAACGAGTTGTGGGAATCTGCAGCCTTCCGCCAGATTGTTGAG GCGTGGCGCAAGGAACTGTATCAGCGCTCGGCGGGCGGCGATGTCCTCGAAATCGGCGTCG GGCGAGGTCGGGGGCTCAGGAATCCTGCCTGGAAAACGTGGTGCTCGAGTTACACGGGTGTCGACGTCAGTCTGCAtgaggacgcgagaagaacagcggAAACActtgcggcgtctccgtcgcacCGAAGAGGCGCTGCGTTCCCTCTCGTCGACCTCGTG GAATCCGACGCACACAATCTTCCACTTCCTGGGGACTCCTTCGACTCCGTTCTGAG TCATCGCGTGCTTTGCTGCGTAGCCTCTCCCTCGACGGTCatctcctcgcttctccgcgtcgtTCGATCAGGCGGATCGATTCTCCTTTTCGAACATGGATCCCTCCATCCGGCTGTTGCGGAGGCGCTGGAAATCTCTGCCGTCGAAGCGACCtcgagagaggacaaggcgagagagagcgggcgGTCGCTGTGCAGCGGTGCGACAGCGGCGGCTGAGACGCGACGGGAGGGACCCAGCGAAAGGTttggaaagagacaggaggccgCGCatggaggcagagagaagcatgaagtggagagacgagaacgagagggcGGTCGCGGGGCGTCTGCtgcgaaggaggcggcgaagagagaaagaaacgtaGATTGGGAAAAAatgtttcctctgcctcctgaAGCACTGGCAGATGCCATTGCTTCCCTCCAGATTGCTCCACGCTCCACGTGTCCcggcgaagggaaagggagacgaaaggagacgggagcATGCGCCTGGATAGATGCTCTTGGCGAGACCATTAAACTCGCTGACcggcaggagaggcgagagcacGAAAGATccatttctttctctcgtgaaGGACGCGCGACGCAGGGCGACAAAGAAGCTACAGAGGAAcgtcgcgctctctctggtcGGTCGTTtcagtcttcttcttttccgaggccgtcgcctgaaacgaagaagccagTCATCGAAGAAGTACACATCTTCGTGGCTCCTCGgcccgagacagagagaagctggaCCGCGGTGCGGTGTGTTGCTGTGCGCTGTTAG